In Halapricum desulfuricans, a single window of DNA contains:
- a CDS encoding transposase yields the protein MTITTGVEADKHDPFVSRLPVDRDQTQSIDLLYNVQNLIDIHQIQRANGSKIGINYPVENAESLGNLKYIESQFAAANAINDLDPDLVDTTILRAMPDCLAEEGVVLPDDPTLAARVKALIFKEARGMQSRRDLLEYLDSHLETAKSLGLCIDPIKSESTYSRAAQEWRMDRQSVQDAISRLQHFLFRNGYILNWESEMYTENQPIPHSSQLPDALYCQGMVNYTDLLLRRLGGISFKRGTGNKYSPREIIGSLAQLALHENPTKARQLSKWHYESDLITMSRVKQIISNNFYRNNIMLAKSSIESLDKTLHQILFKFANNLGLYQQPIDIALDPTWVPVTDNVEDTPGAIKNPTIADDAEGGFTYPMAVSVTPMSSFSLGVKFVTDKSQYHNAFRQLLSRIKDFCDIGWIFADREFDSANMISLLRSAADKKWIIRVREHNKVITPGVSRSLEKNGKAQVSIGNHNINVFSKEFQKPKYPFLEEGENMILLSDMPIEDTNPSLLVKKFFNRWGVETYIREIKHDFSPKVNQEQAPINQFMFTIASVFYNIWRIINQSTSPIYGLPLQPRYYDVLKSIVQSTFASRHQIQSDIDKFV from the coding sequence AGCCAATGGTAGTAAGATTGGTATTAACTACCCTGTAGAGAATGCTGAGAGTCTTGGCAACCTCAAATATATCGAGTCACAATTTGCCGCCGCGAACGCAATCAATGATCTTGATCCTGATCTCGTGGATACCACAATACTACGTGCAATGCCGGACTGTCTCGCTGAAGAAGGAGTCGTCCTCCCTGATGATCCCACCCTTGCTGCGAGAGTGAAAGCACTAATCTTTAAGGAAGCTCGTGGGATGCAATCCCGAAGAGATCTATTAGAATACTTAGACAGTCACTTAGAGACTGCTAAGTCACTCGGGCTCTGTATTGATCCGATCAAAAGTGAGAGTACCTACTCTAGGGCAGCTCAAGAATGGAGGATGGATCGGCAGTCCGTCCAAGACGCCATATCAAGACTACAACATTTCCTGTTCAGAAACGGATATATACTCAATTGGGAATCAGAAATGTACACTGAGAATCAACCGATTCCGCATAGCTCACAACTCCCAGATGCACTTTACTGTCAAGGTATGGTGAACTATACTGATCTATTACTTCGCCGATTAGGTGGCATCTCATTTAAACGTGGAACCGGAAATAAGTATAGCCCGCGTGAAATTATTGGTTCCTTGGCCCAACTGGCACTCCACGAGAATCCAACGAAAGCACGCCAACTTTCGAAATGGCATTATGAATCCGATCTCATCACAATGAGTAGAGTAAAACAAATAATATCTAATAATTTTTATAGAAATAATATTATGCTTGCTAAGTCTAGTATTGAAAGTCTCGATAAGACATTGCATCAGATATTATTCAAATTTGCCAACAATTTAGGATTGTATCAGCAACCTATTGATATCGCCCTTGATCCGACTTGGGTACCAGTTACCGATAACGTGGAAGACACTCCAGGAGCGATCAAAAATCCCACAATTGCTGACGATGCGGAAGGAGGGTTTACTTATCCAATGGCAGTTTCGGTTACGCCAATGTCTTCCTTCTCATTAGGTGTGAAATTTGTCACCGATAAATCCCAGTATCATAATGCCTTTCGACAATTGCTGTCAAGAATAAAAGATTTCTGCGATATCGGATGGATTTTTGCAGATAGAGAGTTTGACAGCGCAAATATGATTAGTTTACTTCGATCTGCAGCAGATAAGAAATGGATAATCCGAGTCAGAGAGCATAATAAAGTGATCACTCCGGGCGTATCTCGATCGCTGGAAAAAAACGGTAAAGCACAAGTATCGATCGGGAACCATAATATAAACGTATTCTCAAAAGAGTTCCAGAAACCCAAGTATCCCTTTTTAGAAGAGGGCGAAAATATGATTCTTTTGAGTGATATGCCAATTGAAGATACGAATCCCTCTTTACTAGTTAAAAAGTTTTTCAATAGATGGGGTGTTGAAACGTATATTCGGGAGATAAAGCATGATTTCTCTCCGAAAGTAAATCAAGAACAAGCGCCGATAAACCAATTTATGTTCACGATAGCGAGTGTCTTTTATAATATTTGGAGGATTATTAACCAGTCAACTTCTCCAATATACGGGTTGCCACTCCAACCTCGTTATTATGATGTGCTCAAGTCAATTGTACAATCAACGTTCGCAAGTCGTCACCAGATCCAGTCAGATATCGATAAGTTCGTATGA
- a CDS encoding S9 family peptidase — protein MQIEEYVEQISDAHGIQGSTVLPDGTIVFTAYRDGEYELCTLDEQLTETDGDITYPERLEGRESVVAHRDVDGNEAYDLVEVDPEAGTVTPILDDQFQNQNPQQNPTDPAQLAFVSTRDRSLDLYTLGLETGEVTKRSENDDPVWGYAWSPDGDALVYQSGAGDGDALRLIDLDTETDEVLVDEPDSEQSLSMTSRHQGRGAWSDNGIVFTTNHETGYRELAVADPSGDYDLHHVTEWDKYDPRWTPDGDIVFVEPRNGNREIRRLDDGEVETIESVGAHVYRDPTKNGVYYANYSPTEAGDLKKDGETVVVESEVDFPTTAPEEMTYKSGDGQEISARLYTPDEEPVGGIVNIHGGPPAQHYNRLDPTTQTLVQSGFEVLAPDYRGSVGYGREFRTSNIGNIGAVDVDDVAAGAAYLRERGRSQVGAIGASWGGYLTLMGASTTDAFDAGASICGLVNLETAVENARGYLGEVMERLAGGTPEEVPELYEERSPIAHVDDINVPLLVVQGANDPRVPQSEAEQLISSLEERDIPHEYLLFEDEGHGVVKTENTAEYLNRTVSLFETAFES, from the coding sequence ATGCAGATAGAAGAGTACGTCGAGCAGATTTCCGACGCACATGGCATCCAAGGTTCGACTGTTCTGCCAGACGGGACAATCGTTTTCACAGCCTACCGAGACGGCGAATACGAGTTGTGTACACTAGACGAGCAACTCACAGAAACTGACGGCGACATTACGTACCCAGAACGGCTTGAAGGCCGCGAATCGGTCGTCGCTCACCGGGATGTCGACGGTAACGAGGCCTACGACCTCGTCGAAGTCGATCCAGAAGCCGGTACCGTGACACCAATCCTCGACGATCAGTTCCAGAACCAAAATCCCCAACAGAATCCGACTGATCCTGCTCAGTTGGCTTTCGTCTCCACCCGCGACCGTTCGCTTGATTTGTACACCCTTGGCCTCGAAACGGGTGAGGTGACGAAACGCTCCGAGAATGACGACCCAGTCTGGGGGTACGCGTGGTCGCCCGACGGTGATGCACTCGTCTACCAGTCCGGCGCTGGTGATGGGGACGCCCTCCGGCTCATTGATCTTGACACAGAGACTGACGAGGTACTGGTCGACGAGCCGGACTCGGAGCAATCCCTATCGATGACTAGCCGCCATCAAGGACGTGGCGCGTGGTCGGACAACGGCATCGTCTTCACGACGAACCACGAGACCGGCTACCGGGAACTTGCCGTCGCTGATCCATCGGGTGACTACGACCTCCACCACGTGACTGAATGGGACAAGTATGACCCTCGCTGGACACCTGACGGCGACATCGTCTTCGTCGAACCACGTAATGGGAATCGAGAAATCCGGCGTCTTGACGATGGTGAGGTTGAAACCATCGAGTCGGTCGGCGCACACGTGTATCGCGACCCGACTAAAAACGGCGTCTACTACGCTAACTACAGTCCAACTGAGGCGGGCGACCTCAAGAAAGATGGCGAAACAGTTGTTGTCGAGTCGGAGGTTGACTTCCCGACGACTGCCCCCGAAGAAATGACCTACAAATCAGGCGACGGGCAGGAAATTTCTGCCCGTCTCTACACGCCCGACGAGGAGCCGGTCGGTGGGATTGTCAACATTCACGGCGGGCCGCCAGCCCAACACTACAACCGTCTCGATCCCACCACCCAGACGCTCGTCCAGAGTGGGTTCGAGGTACTCGCTCCTGACTATCGTGGGAGCGTCGGGTATGGCCGAGAATTCCGAACCTCAAACATCGGTAATATTGGGGCTGTCGATGTAGATGATGTCGCCGCAGGGGCAGCATATCTGCGTGAGCGTGGCCGCTCGCAGGTCGGCGCGATCGGAGCCTCATGGGGTGGCTATTTGACGCTTATGGGAGCCTCGACCACAGACGCGTTCGATGCGGGTGCCAGTATCTGTGGGCTCGTTAATCTGGAAACCGCGGTCGAGAACGCTCGCGGCTATCTGGGAGAGGTAATGGAGAGACTAGCAGGGGGGACGCCAGAGGAAGTACCGGAACTGTACGAAGAGCGGTCGCCAATCGCTCACGTCGACGACATCAATGTGCCGTTGCTTGTCGTCCAAGGCGCCAACGATCCGCGCGTTCCCCAGAGTGAGGCCGAACAACTCATATCCTCACTTGAGGAGCGTGACATTCCACACGAGTACCTTCTCTTTGAAGACGAGGGCCACGGCGTAGTGAAAACGGAGAACACGGCGGAATACCTCAATCGTACTGTCTCACTTTTCGAGACAGCATTTGAGAGCTAA